A segment of the Psilocybe cubensis strain MGC-MH-2018 chromosome 5, whole genome shotgun sequence genome:
AGATGTCTCTATTTATAGGCTGCATCTTTATATCGTTCTGCATCGTCTGCATTCCGAAATGCACCATCTGAAATCAGAGCGCTGCTTCCTTCAGTAAATCAGTTCAATAAGAACCTCAGACCGCTGATTTGACTTTTTCTTCGAAAGGACTGGATACCTCATATCGAGACCAAAGAGCACCATTTCTCATCTGTCGCGGAATACAGGGAAAGCCTCGTTGAATATGAAGCTCGTAGGTCCGAATgtctttttggttttggccCCCATCGATAACTCAGAGTAATTGTTCTAGATATGGAAATGAACTAGGGCGATTGGCGAAAGCTCATATCGAAGCCAAACAAGCTTACGATGTTGGTCGACGTGGGAAGGTTGCATCGACAGTCCTTCAAGATGCACAGGTTCGTCTTCTGGATACACGATAACTATTCACctgaaaaaaaatttcagTCTCTTCTAGAAACTGTTAAGAAGAGTGAAGCCCGAGCCCAACGCGACAATGATCTCATTTATCACCAAGATgtcccatctccatctgcaCTTCCACCAATCCAGGAAGCCAAACTTGTAAATTCTACTATCCCTAAAGGACTTCAAAATCCAAGTGGTATTCTTGGCACGCGACATCAACTGTTCAGTAACCTTGCAGGATGGGGTTCCCGCGAGGCGATCAGTAAGTGTTGGCAAACTGTGCCATTGATACAGGCGCTTAGCGTTACTTTAACAGGTATATACAAAgacagaaaacaaaatcTTATAAAGGATCAAATATTCGACGTGGCACAGGAACTTCAAGATCAGATTGATGAGTATGTGCACCACATTTCTTCCGTTTTTCATTCTTCACATCCCAGCATCAGAGAGCTTCGGAGATTAAACCTTCCATCAGCTTTGGAAGCCCTTGAGCGACCAATTGGGCTTCCCCCAAGTCTCCTTCGGAAGGCAGAAGAAGTGAGATTAGAAGATGGGCCAGCAAAGATAGAGGCATCTATTGAAGACGTTCAAAGACTCGCACGTCAAGATTTGGCTATTCTCGAAGAGGTAAAACAACGACGATGTTTTCCAGGTCGGACACTTTTCTAATCACAAGTATGCCAGGCGCTGGATATTTTAGACACTGAGGCTTCCGAAGATGAAGCCGCCAGAAAAGAGGTCCCACTGAACCGCTTGAAGTCATACGAGGCGAATGTTGAACTTATAGAAAAGTCGAAGAGATATAGAAGCATTCTAACTCAAGCTGCGGAGAGCGATGAAACCGTCCGGCAGAAATGGGATGAATGGGAGGAAAACATATGTGAATTGACGCTTGACGAGGTGATTTATCTCATCATTCGCAAGTAGGCCCTACTCACTTCCGGGCAGGAAATTCTTGAAGCCGCTATTCCATCATCTACCATTTCTTCGGCTGCACAAACAACGCCACAAGGACAAGTAACTCGAACCCATGCCCGCGCTTTGCGtgtgaagcttgaagaacTTGATACACTGCGTCAAGATCGAGATCAAATTCTGCATCGGGCGCAGACTCTGGCTGATGGTGATGATATTCAAGGACGTATAATGCAAGCCGCTGCTGGGTTTGAACGTATGGCAGAGGTTACGCCGGATATGTTTGAGGATATTTtggatgaagagcttgctaaATATGATCGATTTATTGTggagatgaaagaaattCGGAGGAAACAAGATGAAATGATCACGGAGATCAAGGTAACATCAATATTTCAAAAGCACTATAATAAACTCATATGATTACAGAATCTAAACACACAATTTCTAGATTCGAGAAAAGATGACCCCAGTGTCAAAGAGCGCGAAATCGCTTTGCAATCCCTTGACATGGCCTATTCTAAATATAGAGAGATAACTCGGAACTTGGAGGAGGGATTCCAAGTGAGCATTGAAACTTTACACAGCGATTCATGAATCACTACTCAGGCTATTACAGTTCTACAATGATCTTGCTGCGATACTCATCCAATTCAAAGAAGTGTGTAAAGCATGGTGTCACCATCGTAATCAGGAGATTCAGTCAGTCATGATTCATGATAATCCCCATTGTATATACCATCTCTGACTGCATCTTGGATTCGCACAGTGCGTTCACGCGTGCGATGCAATCGATGTCCATAAAGGACGATAAACCCCCGGAAGAAGTATCCTCTGCgaaaccaaaaccaactcCAACTATGAAGAAAGCACCTGTGGTTCAAAATACCTCTACACGAAAGGCTCCCTTGGGGAAGTCTTCATTGGGTTTACCTGCTATCAATTCGAGTGAATGGGACTTTGAGGAGCTCCCCCTTCCTCCTGGACCTGGAGAAAGGTAAGGGTTTCAGCCAACTAATATATACAATTAAACTATGTACTATACGGGCCAAACTAAATGCATATAATCAAATAAAAACTACACACACCGAGTCGTCAATTGCTTTCAAATTGTTCGCTTTCATGTTTGCAACAGAGTGAAGGGCGTTATTTGCCGAAACTCTGGGGTTTTGATAGATAGATCAATTATCAGATCAATCACGTTCTGACCCACAAACTGCTCTATTATTATAGTTGTACACATTGATTATACCCACAGCAACCTTTATTCCGTTGAGTATTGACTGTCCTTTTTGTTCATATATTATACTCTGACGCTAATATGTCACCTCGCCGAAGAAGTCACgactcctcttcctcttcttcctcaaatTCATCGTCTAATTCGGACTCGTCGCACAAGAACTATAAGAAAATGGATATGCCTGGTGTTCCTCCCAGATTTCCTGAGGCTAATCGCGAGCACGCTGGCGCACCTCCTCCTTATGCTGGCAACCCTGCACCCCCACCCTCCGGATACAGACTTCCTCTAACAACATCTGCAGCTTTTCCAGATCACTATCAAACTGGACAGCCACCCTTTTACGACGCCGATGGGACATCTCCGATTTTCATTGGATCAGCCTTGTTTGAAAAATCAGTTCATCCATGCAAAATCGGACCTCATCTTCAACCGTTTGCTTCAGTACCCTATGGTGGAGGAGAGCACGGACACCATGGACGATACGATCTCCTTCCATTTAGGCCGGACCAAATGGAATTCGTGCATACCTCTCACGGCAGGATTCCTCCAGGAAGACGACCAGTCGAAGGAGGATACGAAGAGGGTGGTGAAAGACTTTATCATGCTGTTGGGATGGTTAATGGCGTGAAGGTTCCAGGAAAAGCTGGAGAACATCTGTACGTAAACGAGATATCTTGTATACGTTCCCTAGTAATACAAATTATCATGTAGGAATGGCTGCCGACTGGCGTTCGGTGGAGTTGAATACTCTTTGGAGGATAATTATGAGATATTGTAAGTTCTCGATATGATCGTATGCTATCACTGCCTTAGCCTTTTCTCTGTAGATGCTGGAAGTATTAATTGTAACCATTAGCGACACCTCAAAGACACTGGAAACCAATTTCGTCGAACCTTTGCCACATCTCGAATTGTATTCTTGACGCAAAATTGAAGCGTTGTAGAGTTTTGCACTATTAATCTCCATTTTGAATTAGCCTTTTTCAGCATTCAGGTGCCTACACCACCCTCaagggagaaaaaaaggcAAGAGTGGCTTATCTGTCTTAGCAAATTCAACAACAGCCTTTTATTATCTCAATCCACCAGCATCGACTCTGATAGTTTGCTCAGCAACACTAACGCCTAATCAAGCTTCTCCAGCCTGCTCTCATATGGCGGTCGCCCCTATTCATGCCGATTTTTGCTTTAAACCTTGGGACAAAAATGAATCCAAACTAGAATATTAATTATTCAGCTATTTTGCGGCATAGATGATTCGCTCCTATGTCATCAGACTCATATCTACACACTAGACTCT
Coding sequences within it:
- a CDS encoding pH-response regulator protein palA/RIM20 — protein: MANLLSIPFKKAYPIEIKQATRAYLSNQGGAHPDQFKEDIKSWQDLRRDGVGGVVHENRVGDSLLYHAQLISILTKLPTDMQLAISYAPAFTPSSIPVTLNNLVFERACLLFNLAALYSQLGSAQDRSNNDGIKGAAANYQQAAGTLLYLHSVVLPKLTYSPSDEEIALDLSTDFVKGLEWLMLAQAQECSWQMAKLNQYKNSVIAKIASTAASLYRSASSAFRNAPSEIRALLPSDWIPHIETKEHHFSSVAEYRESLVEYEARRYGNELGRLAKAHIEAKQAYDVGRRGKVASTVLQDAQSLLETVKKSEARAQRDNDLIYHQDVPSPSALPPIQEAKLVNSTIPKGLQNPSGILGTRHQLFSNLAGWGSREAISIYKDRKQNLIKDQIFDVAQELQDQIDEELRRLNLPSALEALERPIGLPPSLLRKAEEVRLEDGPAKIEASIEDVQRLARQDLAILEEALDILDTEASEDEAARKEVPLNRLKSYEANVELIEKSKRYRSILTQAAESDETVRQKWDEWEENICELTLDEEILEAAIPSSTISSAAQTTPQGQVTRTHARALRVKLEELDTLRQDRDQILHRAQTLADGDDIQGRIMQAAAGFERMAEVTPDMFEDILDEELAKYDRFIVEMKEIRRKQDEMITEIKNLNTQFLDSRKDDPSVKEREIALQSLDMAYSKYREITRNLEEGFQFYNDLAAILIQFKEVCKAWCHHRNQEIHAFTRAMQSMSIKDDKPPEEVSSAKPKPTPTMKKAPVVQNTSTRKAPLGKSSLGLPAINSSEWDFEELPLPPGPGERSHDSSSSSSSNSSSNSDSSHKNYKKMDMPGVPPRFPEANREHAGAPPPYAGNPAPPPSGYRLPLTTSAAFPDHYQTGQPPFYDADGTSPIFIGSALFEKSVHPCKIGPHLQPFASVPYGGGEHGHHGRYDLLPFRPDQMEFVHTSHGRIPPGRRPVEGGYEEGGERLYHAVGMVNGVKVPGKAGEHLNGCRLAFGGVEYSLEDNYEIL